DNA from Mycobacterium sp. SMC-8:
GGGGATCGTCGCCCGCGAGATCGGTATTCGCGAAGGTCGCATCGTCGCGATTGAGCCCTTGGGCAGCGGCCTCGCCGCCACGGAGATCGTCGAACTCACCGACGAGCAGGTCATGATCCCCGGCCTGGTCGATACGCACGTGCACGTCAATGAGCCGGGCCGCACCGAATGGGAGGGGTTCGACTCCGCCACCCGCGCCGCGGCGGCGGGCGGCGTGACCACGTTGATCGACATGCCGCTGAACTCGATTCCCCCGACGGTGAACGTCGAAGCGCTCAATGCCAAGCGCGCGGCGGCCTCGGGCAAGCTACACATCGACGTCGGTTTCTGGGGCGGCGCGATCCCCGGCAACACCGGGGATTTGCGCGGCCTGCACGACGACGGCGTCTTCGGCTTCAAGTGCTTCCTGCTGCACTCCGGCGTCGACGAATTCCCGCATCTCGACGCCGACGAGATGGAGAAGGACATGCGGGTGCTGGCCGAGTTCGACTCCATGATGATCGTGCACGCTGAGGACTCCCGCGCCATCGATCATGCCCCCACTGCCGAGGGTGACCGATACAGCCGCTTCCTGGCGTCCCGGCCGCGCGGCGCCGAGAACGTGGCGATCGCCGAGGTCATCGAGCGCGCGCGGTGGACCGGTGCCCGCGCGCACATCCTGCATCTGTCGTCGTCGGACGCTCTGCCGATGCTCGCAACCGCCAAACGCGACGGCGTCAGGATCACGGTCGAGACGTGCCCGCACTATTTGACACTGCTC
Protein-coding regions in this window:
- the allB gene encoding allantoinase AllB, producing MTADTREQSNHSDLDLVVRGKRTLTTAGIVAREIGIREGRIVAIEPLGSGLAATEIVELTDEQVMIPGLVDTHVHVNEPGRTEWEGFDSATRAAAAGGVTTLIDMPLNSIPPTVNVEALNAKRAAASGKLHIDVGFWGGAIPGNTGDLRGLHDDGVFGFKCFLLHSGVDEFPHLDADEMEKDMRVLAEFDSMMIVHAEDSRAIDHAPTAEGDRYSRFLASRPRGAENVAIAEVIERARWTGARAHILHLSSSDALPMLATAKRDGVRITVETCPHYLTLLAEEIPNGATAFKCCPPIREASNRELLWQGLLDGTIDCIVSDHSPSTIDLKDVENGDFGVAWGGVASLQLGLSLIWTEAKRRGVALTRVIDWMAAKPAELAGLNNKGKIALGYDADFAIFEPESAHVVDVHKLHHKNPISPYDGRALAGVVTGTWLRGKRIDLKTPQGRMLRRGGV